A genomic window from Chaetodon auriga isolate fChaAug3 chromosome 13, fChaAug3.hap1, whole genome shotgun sequence includes:
- the atf2 gene encoding cyclic AMP-dependent transcription factor ATF-2 — MSDDKPFQCTAPGCGQRFTNEDHLAVHKHKHEMTLKFGPARNDSVIIADQTPTPTRFLKNCEEVGLFNELASPFDHDFKKATEDDIKKLPLDLSPLATPIIRNKIEEPTPLDAHRDSPLPHPESTTNDDKDLSLQPASLPTSTIVHPASLQVPNVLLATSEANVVIQQALPSPTSSSVITQVPSTNRPIVPVSGTFPVLLQLPNGQTMPVAIPASITSSSVHIPTTIPLVRPVTVVPNVPGIPGPPSPQPQPVQSEAKLKLKATLNQQLPQVTNGDGGEVQSSAVTHTAAPTSPAPAPTPTPAPAAVLTPAPTPHLPPTEEPSPHSLQQPATSTTETPASPAPPAQNPPSTGGRRRRTTSEDPDEKRRKFLERNRAAASRCRQKRKVWVQSLEKKAEDLSSLNGQLQSEVTLLRNEVAQLKQLLLAHKDCPVTAMQKKSGYHISDKDESCEEMSVPSSPQNEAIQHSSVSTSNGVSSSSATPAASAPSSAATTTSNQSTEESQPRRGATPSQPSGS; from the exons ATGAGTGATGATAAACCTTTCCAATGCACTGCTCCTGGCTGTGGACAG AGGTTTACTAATGAGGATCACTTGGctgtccacaaacacaaacatgagatgACCCTGAAGTTTGGCCCAGCAAGGAATGACAGTGTCATCATTGCTG ACCAAACCCCTACACCTACCCGCTTTTTGAAGAACTGTGAGGAGGTCGGACTCTTCAACGAACTAGCGAGTCCGTTCGACCACGACTTCAAAAAAGCAACTGAAGATGACATTAAAAAG TTACCATTGGATTTGTCCCCTCTTGCAACACCCATCATACGTAACAAAATTGAGGAGCCCACACCGTTGGATGCACATCGAGACAGCCCTCTGCCTCACCCCGAATCGACCACGAATGATGACAAG GACTTATCCTTGCAGCCAGCCTCACTGCCAACATCCACTATAGTCCATCCTGCATCCCTCCAAGTTCCCAATGTACTTCTAGCAACCTCAGAGGCTAATGTTGTAATACAGCAAGCTCTCCCATCACCAACATCTAGCTCTGTTATTACCCAAGTCCCATCCACTAATAGGCCTATAGT CCCAGTGTCTGGCACCTTCCCTGTGCTCTTACAGCTGCCTAACGGCCAGACCATGCCAGTTGCTATACCTGCATCTATTACAAGCTCCAGTGTACATATTCCGACTACAATCCCT CTTGTCAGACCTGTCACCGTAGTGCCTAATGTCCCCGGGATCCCAGGACCTCCCTCGCCACAGCCGCAGCCCGTCCAATCAGAAGCAAAGCTG AAACTGAAAGCCACGTTAAACCAGCAGCTTCCTCAGGTAACCAACGGAGATGGTGGTGAAGTCCAGAGCAGTGCTGTAACCCACACCGCTGCTCCcacttctcctgctcctgctccgaCCCCGACTCCAGCCCCGGCCGCGGTCCTAACTCCTGCTCCCACTCCTCATCTGCCCCCAACTGAGGAACCCTCTCCTCATTCCCTTCAGCAGCCAGCCAcctccaccacagagacaccT GCTTCCCCAGCGCCCCCTGCACAGAACCCTCCGAGCACCGGCGGTCGGCGGCGCAGAACCACAAGTGAAGACCCTGATGAGAAGCGGCGCAAGTTCCTGGAGCGTAACAGGGCTGCAGCCTCTCGCTGTAGGCAGAAGAGGAAAGTGTGGGTCCAGTCTCTGGAGAAGAAGGCTGAGGACCTCAGCTCCCTGAACGGACAACTACAG AGTGAAGTCACCCTGCTGCGAAACGAAGTGGCTCAGCTGAAGCAGCTTCTTCTGGCTCATAAAGATTGCCCTGTAACCGCCATGCAGAAGAAATCCGGCTATCACA TCTCCGACAAAGACGAGAGCTGCGAGGAGATGTCCGTCCCCAGCAGCCCCCAGAACGAGGCCATCCAGCACAGCTCCGTCAGCACCTCCAACGGGGTCAGCTCCTCCTCCGCGACCCCGGCCGCCTCCGCCCCGTCCAGCGCCGCCACCACCACATCAAaccagagcacagaggagagccAGCCGCGGAGGGGCGCCACCCCGTCTCAGCCTTCAGGGAGCTGA
- the atp5mc3a gene encoding ATP synthase membrane subunit c locus 3a has product MYACAKFVSTPALVRAGSRALYRPLSASVLSRPELKTESSVAVMPQSPLTQVTLRGFQTSAISRDIDTAAKFIGAGAATVGVAGSGAGIGTVFGSLIIGYARNPSLKQQLFSYAILGFALSEAMGLFCLMVAFLILFAM; this is encoded by the exons GTCCGTGCTGGTTCCCGGGCTCTTTACAGAcccctgtctgcctctgtgctgtccagGCCTGAGCTCAAAACAGAG AGCAGTGTTGCTGTGATGCCACAGAGCCCTCTCACCCAGGTCACACTGAGGGGCTTCCAGACCAGTGCTATCAGCAGGGACATTGACACCGCTGCCAAGTTCATTGGAGCTGGAGCTGCCACAGTTGGAGTAGCTGGATCTGGAGCTGGAATTGGGACAGTGTTTGGCAGTCTCATCATTGGCTATGCTAg GAACCCAtctctgaagcagcagctgttttcatatGCCATCCTGGGATTTGCCCTGTCTGAAGCTATGGGACTGTTCTGTTTGATGGTGGCTTTCCTTATCCTGTTTGCTATGTAA